A genomic segment from Nocardia cyriacigeorgica GUH-2 encodes:
- a CDS encoding class I SAM-dependent methyltransferase gives MGERVPSQWEEIVANDPAHSTWYVERFRGLAAQGQDIVGEARLIDAMLARCSRVLDAGCGPGRIGGYLHEAGHVVVGVDVDPVLIAAAEQDHPGPAWLVGDLAELDLPARGIPDGFDVIVCAGNVMTFLAPGTRREVLTRFARHLAPNGRAVIGFGAERGYPFEEFFADAAASGLALDLRLSTWDLRPFSDDADFLVAVFTCA, from the coding sequence GTGGGCGAGCGTGTCCCGAGCCAGTGGGAGGAGATCGTGGCCAACGATCCCGCGCACTCCACGTGGTACGTCGAGCGCTTCCGCGGTCTGGCGGCCCAAGGCCAGGACATCGTGGGGGAGGCCCGGCTGATCGATGCAATGCTGGCCCGGTGCTCGCGGGTGCTCGACGCAGGCTGCGGTCCGGGACGCATCGGCGGCTATCTGCACGAGGCCGGGCATGTGGTGGTCGGCGTCGACGTCGATCCGGTGCTGATCGCGGCGGCCGAACAGGATCACCCGGGCCCCGCCTGGCTCGTCGGCGATCTGGCCGAACTGGACCTGCCGGCCCGGGGCATCCCGGACGGTTTCGACGTAATCGTGTGCGCGGGCAATGTGATGACCTTCCTCGCGCCCGGCACCCGCCGCGAGGTGTTGACGCGCTTCGCCCGCCATCTCGCCCCGAATGGCCGCGCCGTCATCGGATTCGGCGCCGAGCGCGGCTACCCGTTCGAGGAGTTCTTCGCCGATGCCGCCGCCAGTGGCCTCGCGCTGGACCTGCGGTTGTCGACCTGGGATCTGCGGCCGTTCAGTGATGACGCCGACTTCCTGGTGGCCGTGTTCACCTGTGCCTGA
- a CDS encoding HdeD family acid-resistance protein → MTTNIIPQGPVQALARAAWQSILVTGLLSVILGVLILVWPGKTLLVAGIIFGIYLVVSGLLQLVAAFAAPASAGMRVLYFISGVLSIVIGVFCFRDELTSLLLLGLWIGIGWLFRGVAVTMAAVSEPGLPGRGWQGFFGVITAIAGVVLIIWPVESVATLAWVAGIWLVVLGVMEMITAFGVRKDAKDLGVPAQPVA, encoded by the coding sequence ATGACGACGAATATCATCCCGCAGGGTCCGGTGCAGGCCCTCGCGCGTGCCGCCTGGCAATCGATCTTGGTCACCGGGCTGCTCTCGGTGATCCTCGGTGTGCTGATCCTGGTGTGGCCGGGGAAGACGCTGCTGGTCGCGGGCATTATCTTCGGTATCTACCTGGTGGTCAGCGGTCTGTTGCAGCTGGTCGCGGCGTTCGCGGCGCCGGCAAGCGCGGGCATGCGGGTGCTGTATTTCATCAGCGGCGTGTTGTCGATCGTGATCGGTGTCTTCTGCTTCCGTGACGAGCTGACCTCACTGTTGCTGCTGGGGCTGTGGATCGGCATCGGCTGGTTGTTCCGCGGGGTCGCGGTGACGATGGCGGCGGTCTCCGAGCCGGGTCTGCCGGGGCGTGGCTGGCAGGGCTTCTTCGGCGTGATCACCGCGATCGCGGGTGTCGTGCTGATCATCTGGCCGGTCGAATCGGTGGCGACGCTGGCCTGGGTGGCCGGTATCTGGCTGGTTGTGCTCGGGGTGATGGAGATGATCACCGCGTTCGGGGTGCGCAAGGATGCCAAGGATCTGGGTGTTCCGGCGCAGCCGGTCGCATGA
- a CDS encoding glycosyltransferase family 9 protein: MSVVLVLQARGLGELLTAVPALRALRRARPDDRIVLAAPHRLRPIVDLITSVDAMVPTTEGGSLRWDGPAPDLAVNLHGPDTESIVELIKTDARRILTYFNPAFPELPGPQWEPDMHLVDRWCHLLEFDGIDADRRNLGLVPPVATTSHRDAVVVHIGAGAAARRWPPDRFAAVIRHQSVLGREVVITGDEFEREIALGIAARAGLPPHRVLAGEQNLIELSATVAEAALVLCGDTGVAHLATAFGTRTVQLFGPTPPRQAGPPPHLLARHDVLWAGQVGDPDADSTDAGLLRIGVSEVLAAIDAQLGKHSFAGSTGERPRAYRRVG; encoded by the coding sequence GTGTCGGTTGTTCTCGTGCTTCAGGCACGCGGTCTCGGTGAACTGCTCACCGCGGTCCCGGCGCTGCGCGCGCTACGCCGGGCCAGGCCGGACGACCGCATCGTCCTGGCGGCACCGCATCGGCTACGGCCCATCGTCGATCTGATCACCTCGGTCGACGCGATGGTCCCCACCACCGAGGGCGGCAGCCTGCGCTGGGACGGACCCGCCCCCGATCTCGCGGTCAATCTGCACGGCCCCGACACCGAATCGATCGTCGAACTGATCAAGACCGACGCGCGCCGCATCCTCACCTACTTCAATCCGGCCTTCCCCGAGCTGCCCGGACCGCAGTGGGAACCCGATATGCACCTGGTCGACCGCTGGTGCCATCTGCTCGAGTTCGACGGCATCGACGCCGACCGGCGCAACCTCGGGCTCGTCCCGCCGGTGGCCACCACCAGCCACCGCGACGCCGTCGTCGTGCACATCGGCGCCGGAGCCGCCGCGCGGCGCTGGCCCCCGGACCGGTTCGCCGCCGTCATCCGGCATCAGTCGGTGCTCGGCCGGGAGGTCGTCATCACCGGCGACGAGTTCGAGCGCGAGATCGCTCTCGGAATCGCCGCCCGCGCCGGACTGCCGCCGCACCGGGTGCTGGCCGGTGAACAGAATCTGATCGAACTGTCCGCCACGGTCGCCGAGGCGGCACTGGTGCTGTGTGGTGATACCGGCGTCGCGCATCTGGCCACCGCCTTCGGCACCCGCACCGTGCAGTTGTTCGGCCCGACTCCCCCGCGCCAGGCCGGGCCGCCGCCGCATCTGCTCGCCCGCCACGATGTGCTCTGGGCCGGCCAGGTCGGCGATCCGGATGCCGACAGCACCGACGCCGGTCTGCTGCGGATCGGGGTGAGCGAGGTACTCGCCGCGATCGACGCCCAGCTCGGCAAGCATTCCTTCGCGGGCAGCACCGGCGAACGTCCGCGCGCCTACCGCCGCGTGGGCTGA
- a CDS encoding ArsR/SmtB family transcription factor, with protein sequence MVTNGVRAIEALADPTRRAIFEALPHGQRSVGELAETVGVSSSAVSQHLRVLREARLVMMRPDGNRRLYFLDPRGLGDARDYAERFWPSAIAAYSAAVHTASVAAPAAQPTRR encoded by the coding sequence GTGGTGACTAATGGAGTTCGGGCGATCGAAGCGCTCGCCGACCCCACCCGGCGGGCGATCTTCGAGGCGCTGCCGCACGGTCAGCGGTCGGTGGGCGAGTTGGCCGAGACGGTCGGCGTCAGTAGTTCGGCGGTCTCGCAACACCTGCGAGTGCTGCGCGAGGCCCGCTTGGTGATGATGCGGCCCGACGGCAACCGCAGACTGTACTTCCTGGATCCGCGCGGACTGGGCGATGCCCGCGACTACGCCGAGCGGTTCTGGCCCAGCGCCATCGCCGCCTACTCCGCGGCAGTGCACACCGCGAGCGTGGCGGCGCCGGCCGCTCAGCCCACGCGGCGGTAG
- a CDS encoding M23 family metallopeptidase, which translates to MPVTVPLPFRRPGAPRTGRRSVATRVVAASTAIGASLGVLAGCTQENSTEALHSPQLVADTADATFTAFTPPEAQRAQIVPEAVAWEQNRLAIEFGRPKTIRPVAGPMSSTFGMRWGAMHAGIDFADPMGAPIAAVTDGVVIEAGPASGFGLWVRVQQDDGTIGVYGHMQDILVTVGQPVRAGDVIATVGSRGYSTGPHLHYEVHVPGVGPIDPQPWLAARGIDIHGDHS; encoded by the coding sequence ATGCCCGTGACCGTTCCGTTACCTTTCCGCCGTCCCGGCGCGCCGCGCACCGGTCGTCGCAGCGTCGCCACCCGCGTGGTGGCCGCCTCGACGGCGATCGGCGCCTCGCTCGGCGTGCTCGCCGGATGCACCCAGGAGAACTCGACCGAGGCCCTGCACTCCCCGCAGTTGGTGGCCGACACCGCCGACGCGACTTTCACCGCGTTCACCCCGCCCGAGGCCCAGCGCGCCCAGATCGTGCCCGAGGCGGTGGCCTGGGAGCAGAACCGGCTCGCCATCGAGTTCGGCCGCCCGAAGACCATCCGCCCGGTGGCCGGGCCGATGAGCTCCACCTTCGGTATGCGCTGGGGTGCCATGCACGCCGGTATCGATTTCGCCGACCCGATGGGCGCGCCGATCGCCGCCGTCACCGACGGTGTCGTGATCGAGGCCGGACCGGCCAGTGGCTTCGGCCTGTGGGTGCGCGTCCAGCAGGACGACGGCACCATCGGCGTCTACGGCCATATGCAGGACATCCTGGTCACCGTCGGCCAGCCGGTGCGGGCCGGCGATGTGATCGCCACCGTCGGCAGCCGCGGCTACTCGACCGGACCGCACCTGCACTACGAGGTGCACGTGCCCGGCGTCGGTCCGATCGACCCGCAGCCATGGCTGGCCGCGCGCGGGATCGACATCCACGGCGACCACTCCTGA
- a CDS encoding RNA polymerase-binding protein RbpA — MADRVLRGSRLGAVSYETDRDHDLAPRRMARYRTDNGEEFDVPFADDAEIPPTWLCRNGQEGVLLEGTTQEAKKVKPPRTHWDMLLERRSKEELEELLKERLELLKTRRRG; from the coding sequence ATGGCAGATCGCGTACTCCGGGGCAGTCGGCTCGGAGCGGTGAGCTACGAGACCGACCGCGACCACGATTTGGCGCCCCGCCGGATGGCCCGGTATCGGACCGACAATGGTGAAGAATTCGACGTTCCGTTCGCCGACGACGCCGAGATCCCGCCGACGTGGTTGTGCCGCAACGGCCAGGAAGGCGTCCTGCTCGAAGGCACCACGCAGGAAGCCAAGAAGGTCAAGCCGCCGCGCACCCACTGGGACATGCTGCTGGAACGGCGCAGCAAGGAAGAGCTCGAGGAACTGCTCAAGGAACGCCTGGAGCTACTCAAGACCCGCAGGCGCGGCTGA
- a CDS encoding ABC transporter permease has product MSPRGRVFRDSAIVAYRNLLTILRVPTLLVTATIQPLMFVFLFAYIFGASLGGSQYREFLLAGIFAQTVAFNAAFTTVGLAGDLHKGIIDRMRTLPMSRLAVLLGRTLSDLVVNILSLIVMVGCGYIVGWRINGPITDAALAFAVILLFAFAMSWVGALTGLLSPTVEVAQSVGLIWMFPLSFISSAFISAQTLPGPLRTIAEWNPITAVAAAGRKLFDNSSPPSFATPTGWPAEHCVEYAVICSVAILVVVVPLALLRYRRVASH; this is encoded by the coding sequence ATGTCGCCGCGCGGGCGGGTCTTCCGCGACAGCGCCATCGTCGCGTACCGGAATCTGCTCACCATCCTGCGCGTGCCGACGCTGCTGGTGACCGCCACGATTCAGCCGCTGATGTTCGTGTTCCTGTTCGCCTACATCTTCGGTGCCTCGCTCGGCGGCAGCCAGTACCGGGAGTTCCTGCTGGCCGGGATCTTCGCCCAGACCGTGGCGTTCAACGCCGCCTTCACCACCGTGGGATTGGCCGGTGATCTGCACAAGGGCATCATCGACCGGATGCGGACCCTGCCGATGTCGCGGCTGGCGGTGCTGCTTGGGCGGACGCTGTCGGATCTGGTGGTCAACATCCTCAGCCTGATCGTCATGGTGGGCTGCGGCTATATCGTCGGGTGGCGGATCAACGGCCCGATCACCGATGCCGCGCTGGCCTTCGCGGTGATCTTGTTGTTCGCGTTCGCGATGTCGTGGGTCGGTGCGTTGACCGGGTTGCTGTCTCCGACAGTGGAGGTGGCCCAGAGCGTCGGGTTGATCTGGATGTTCCCGCTGTCGTTCATCTCCTCGGCGTTCATCTCCGCGCAGACCCTGCCCGGACCGCTGCGCACGATCGCGGAATGGAACCCGATCACCGCGGTCGCGGCGGCGGGACGCAAGTTGTTCGACAACAGTTCGCCGCCGTCATTCGCGACGCCGACGGGCTGGCCCGCCGAGCATTGCGTCGAGTACGCGGTGATCTGTTCGGTGGCCATCCTCGTGGTGGTGGTGCCGCTGGCGTTGCTGCGCTACCGGCGGGTCGCCAGCCACTGA
- a CDS encoding ATP-binding cassette domain-containing protein — translation MSLAVEVLGLVKNYGRVRVLDGIDIQIPAGTVMGLLGPNGAGKTTTVRIVTTLLRPCAGSVQVAGVDVLRDPAAARRRIGLSGQYAAVDANLSGYENLRMVARLYGMSHRQAAARAGELLTAFGLDHAADRRAGTYSGGMARRLDLAGALVARPPVVVLDEPTTGLDPRGRLDMWRVIGDLVDDGTTVLLTTQYLEEADQLADRITVIDKGKVIARGSADELKTSIGGDRLTVTLAAGQEAQPALSVLAQVGIGEPVHEIGTQDVSIVVGEGSRTMVEALRRLDDAGVCVVDATVHRPTLDDVFLSLTGTAAPTPAAAESDDVQEEIMS, via the coding sequence GTGAGCCTGGCGGTGGAAGTTCTCGGCCTGGTCAAGAACTACGGCCGAGTGCGCGTGCTCGACGGGATCGACATCCAGATCCCGGCGGGCACCGTCATGGGATTGCTCGGGCCCAACGGCGCAGGCAAGACGACCACGGTGCGCATCGTCACCACGTTGCTACGCCCGTGCGCGGGCTCGGTTCAGGTCGCGGGCGTCGACGTGCTGCGCGATCCCGCGGCCGCGCGCCGCCGCATCGGCCTGTCGGGCCAGTACGCCGCCGTCGACGCGAATCTGTCCGGCTACGAGAACCTGCGGATGGTGGCCCGGCTCTACGGCATGTCGCACCGGCAGGCCGCCGCCCGCGCCGGGGAACTGCTCACCGCGTTCGGGCTCGACCATGCCGCCGATCGCCGCGCGGGCACCTACTCCGGCGGTATGGCCCGCAGGCTCGACCTCGCGGGTGCGCTGGTGGCCCGGCCGCCGGTGGTGGTACTGGACGAACCCACCACCGGCCTCGATCCGCGCGGCAGGCTCGACATGTGGCGGGTCATCGGCGATCTCGTCGACGACGGCACCACCGTGCTGCTGACCACCCAGTACCTCGAAGAGGCCGACCAGCTCGCCGACCGCATCACCGTCATCGACAAGGGCAAGGTGATCGCGCGCGGTTCGGCCGACGAATTGAAGACCTCCATCGGCGGTGACCGGCTGACGGTCACCCTCGCCGCCGGCCAGGAAGCCCAGCCCGCACTGTCGGTGCTGGCTCAGGTCGGTATCGGGGAGCCGGTGCACGAGATCGGCACCCAGGATGTGTCGATCGTGGTGGGCGAGGGATCGCGCACCATGGTCGAGGCGCTGCGGCGGCTCGACGACGCCGGTGTGTGTGTCGTCGACGCGACCGTGCATCGCCCCACCCTCGACGACGTATTCCTATCCCTCACCGGCACCGCGGCACCCACGCCCGCGGCGGCGGAATCCGATGACGTACAAGAGGAGATCATGTCGTGA